CGAGAACTTCGAGTCCCGCGGCGCCGAGTCGATCGAGGTGCTGGCGCTGCTGCGCAAGCCAGAGGCGGCCAAGGTCGAGATCGACTGCAAGTACGTCGGCTTCGACATTCCCGTCGAGTTCGTCGTCGGCTACGGTCTCGACTACGCCGAGCGGTACCGCAACCTGCGCGACGTCGCCGTCCTGGCCCCGCACGTCTACTCCTGACCCCGCCCCTCCCGTCTATATGTCACGAAGTACCGGAATCGGATGCGGATTCCGGTACTTCGTGACATATAGACGCGGGAGGAGGCGCGGGGAGGGGGCAGGGGAGGGGCGGGGGTACGCCGTCGGTGAACGCACAGCGGGCCCCTCAGCACCGAGCGGTACGCTGAACGAATCATGGATGTCAAGAAGGTCTCCCGCAACCCGCTGATCTACGTGGCGCTGATCGGCGTGCTGCTGTTCGCCGGGTTCCTGCTGATCTCGAACCTGTCGGCGCCCAAGCAGATCACCGTGCAGCAGGGGCTCGAGCTGCTCGAGGGCGACACGGTCACCAAGGCCGTCAACACCGACGGCGATCAGCGCGTCGACCTCACTCTCTCCAAGCCCTTCGAGGGTTCTGAGAACGTCCAGTTCTACTACGTCGAGGCGCGCGGCGATCAGGTCGTCGAGGCCATCGACAAGGCCACCCCGAAGGACGGCTACAGCGACGTCGTGCCTCGCGCGACCTGGTTCGACGGCTTCATCTCGCTGCTGCTGCCGCTGGTGCTGCTGGGCCTGCTGTTCTGGTGGCTGCTCTCGTCGATGCAGGGCGGCGGCAGCAAGGTCATGCAGTTCGGCAAGTCGAAGGCGAAGCTCGTCAGCAAGGAGACCCCGACGGTCACCTTCGCCGACGTCGCCGGCGCCGACGAGGCCATCGAAGAGCTCCACGAGATCAAGGAGTTCCTGCAGGATCCGGCCAAGTTCCAGGCTATCGGCGCCCGCATCCCGAAGGGCGTGCTGCTGTACGGCCCTCCCGGCACCGGCAAGACCCTGCTCGCGCGCGCCGTCGCGGGCGAGGCGGGCGCGCCGTTCTACTCGATCTCGGGTTCCGACTTCGTCGAGATGTTCGTCGGTGTCGGCGCCTCCCGCGTGCGTGACCTGTTCACGCAGGCCAAGGAGAACGCCCCGGCCATCATCTTCATCGACGAGATCGATGCGGTCGGCCGTCACCGCGGCGCCGGCCTCGGCGGCGGCAACGACGAGCGCGAGCAGACGCTGAACCAGATGCTCGTCGAGATGGACGGCTTCGACCCGAACGCGAACGTCATCGTCATCGCGGCGACCAACCGCCCCGACATCCTCGACCCCGCGCTGCTGCGCCCCGGTCGCTTCGACCGCCAGATCGGCGTCGACGCCCCCGATCTGAAGGGCCGCCTGCACATCCTCGAGGTGCACTCCAAGGGCAAGCCGCTGTCGAAGTCGGTCGAGCTCGAGGTCGTCGCCCGCAAGACGCCTGGCTTCACCGGTGCCGACCTCGCCAACGTGCTCAACGAGGCCGCGCTGCTGACCGCCCGCTCCAACGCGCAGCTGATCGACAACCGCGCTCTCGACGAGGCCATCGACCGCGTGATCGCCGGCCCGCAGCGCCGCACCCGCGTCATGAAGGACCGCGAGAAGCTCATCACCGCGTACCACGAGGGCGGTCACGCCCTCGCCGCCGCGGCGATGAACCACACCGATCCGGTCACCAAGATCACGATCCTGCCCCGCGGCAAGGCGCTCGGCTACACCATGGTGATGCCGCTGGACGACAAGTACTCGGTCACCCGCAACGAGCTGCAGGACCAGCTCACCTACGCGATGGGCGGCCGTGTCGCCGAGGAGATCGTCTTCCACGACCCGACCACCGGCGCCTCGAACGACATCGAGAAAGCCACGAGCATCGCCCGCAAGATGGTCATCGAGTACGGCATGACCACGGAGATCGGGCCTGTCAAGCTCGGCACCGAGGGCGGCGAGATGTTCGTCGCGCGCGACATGAACCGCGGCCGCGACTACTCCGACAAGATCGCCGAGACCGTCGACGAGCAGGTGCGTGCGCTCATCGAGCAGGCCCACAACGAGGCCTACCAGGTGCTCAGCGAGAACCGCGACATCCTCGACCGTCTCGCCCTGGCGCTGCTCGAGCAGGAGACCCTGGACCACAACCAGATCGCCGAGATCTTCAGCGATGTGCGCAAGCTCCCTAATCGTCCGCAGTGGCTCTCCAGCGACGACCGGCCGGTCTCGACGCTGCCGCCCATCGACGTCCCCGTCCGCGACGTGGACGCCGTCGCCGCAAACGCGCCGGCCACCGAAGAGACCGCACGTCCCGCGGGCAAGAAGGCCGCGGGCGGGCAGGCCCGCCCGGCGACGGCCTGACGTGTCCGTCGACAGGGCGCGTGTCGAGCGGCTCACCCGTGAGCTGCTCGAGGCCATCGGCGAGGATCCCGACCGTCCGGGGCTGAAGCAGACCCCGGCGCGGATGGCGGAGTTGTACGCCGAGTTCTTCGGCGGACTCAGCGAAGACCCGGCATCCCACCTCGAGCGCACCATCAGCGTGTCACGCGGGCCCGCCCCCGACACGCTTCCGTCCGGTGCGGTGCTGCTGCGCGACATCCGGTTCCGCTCGGTCTGCGAGCATCATCTGCTGCCGTTCGCCGGGGTCGCGCACATCGCCTATCTGCCGGGCGAGCAGGTCGTCGGCCTCGGCGCCCTGGTCAAGGTCGTCGAGACCCTCGCGACCCGGCCGCAGGTGCAGGAGCGCCTCGGTGAGCAGATCGCCGACGTCATCGCCGAGAACCTCGATACGCGGGGCGTGCTCGTCGTGCTCGACGCCAAGCACGGCTGCGTGACCTTGCGCGGCGGGCGGCAGCCCGAATCCACCACGGTGACCATCGCCGCACGGGGCGAGTTCACCGATCCGATCGCGCGGGCCGAGCTGATCTCGCTGATCGGCTCGGGAGCCGTCGCACGCGCCCCACTCACGGAGCACACGGAATGACGCTCATCTGGGGCATCCTCAACATCACCCCCGACTCCTTCAGCGACGGCGGCCGCTACACCGACCCCGCCACGGCCATCGCCCACGCCCACGAGCTGCGTGCGCAGGGCGCGGCCATCATCGATGTCGGCGGCGAGTCGACCCGCCCCGGGTCGGTGCGGGTGGATCCGGCCGTCGAGCAGGCCCGCGTGGTGCCCATCATCGAGGCGCTGACGGATGCCGGCATCGCGACCTCCATCGACACGCTCAACGCGTCGACTGCGGTGGCGGCGGTGCGCGCCGGCACCCGGATCGTCAACGACGTGTCCGGTGGCCTCGCCGACGAGCGGATGCTGCCGGCGGTGGCCGAGCTCGACGCCGACATCGCGATCGGCCACTGGCGGGGGCCATCGGATGACATGTACGCCCGCGCGCAGTACGCACGGGCGGCCCGCGAAGTGGCATCCGAACTGCGCGATCGCGTGTCGGCCGCGGCGGTCGCGGGCATCGCACCCGACCGCATCATCGTCGACCCGGGCATCGGGTTCGCGAAGACGGCCGAGCAGAACTGGGAGGTGCTGCGCGGCACCGACGAGATCGCCGCGCTCGGCCACCGGGTGCTCATCGGCACCTCG
This is a stretch of genomic DNA from Microbacterium sp. YJN-G. It encodes these proteins:
- the folP gene encoding dihydropteroate synthase yields the protein MTLIWGILNITPDSFSDGGRYTDPATAIAHAHELRAQGAAIIDVGGESTRPGSVRVDPAVEQARVVPIIEALTDAGIATSIDTLNASTAVAAVRAGTRIVNDVSGGLADERMLPAVAELDADIAIGHWRGPSDDMYARAQYARAAREVASELRDRVSAAAVAGIAPDRIIVDPGIGFAKTAEQNWEVLRGTDEIAALGHRVLIGTSRKRFLVDALGTAAPDEQPTIPRRDLATAVTSALAARAGAWAVRVHDVASTRDALAVVGAWDGA
- the folE gene encoding GTP cyclohydrolase I; the protein is MSVDRARVERLTRELLEAIGEDPDRPGLKQTPARMAELYAEFFGGLSEDPASHLERTISVSRGPAPDTLPSGAVLLRDIRFRSVCEHHLLPFAGVAHIAYLPGEQVVGLGALVKVVETLATRPQVQERLGEQIADVIAENLDTRGVLVVLDAKHGCVTLRGGRQPESTTVTIAARGEFTDPIARAELISLIGSGAVARAPLTEHTE
- the ftsH gene encoding ATP-dependent zinc metalloprotease FtsH, with translation MDVKKVSRNPLIYVALIGVLLFAGFLLISNLSAPKQITVQQGLELLEGDTVTKAVNTDGDQRVDLTLSKPFEGSENVQFYYVEARGDQVVEAIDKATPKDGYSDVVPRATWFDGFISLLLPLVLLGLLFWWLLSSMQGGGSKVMQFGKSKAKLVSKETPTVTFADVAGADEAIEELHEIKEFLQDPAKFQAIGARIPKGVLLYGPPGTGKTLLARAVAGEAGAPFYSISGSDFVEMFVGVGASRVRDLFTQAKENAPAIIFIDEIDAVGRHRGAGLGGGNDEREQTLNQMLVEMDGFDPNANVIVIAATNRPDILDPALLRPGRFDRQIGVDAPDLKGRLHILEVHSKGKPLSKSVELEVVARKTPGFTGADLANVLNEAALLTARSNAQLIDNRALDEAIDRVIAGPQRRTRVMKDREKLITAYHEGGHALAAAAMNHTDPVTKITILPRGKALGYTMVMPLDDKYSVTRNELQDQLTYAMGGRVAEEIVFHDPTTGASNDIEKATSIARKMVIEYGMTTEIGPVKLGTEGGEMFVARDMNRGRDYSDKIAETVDEQVRALIEQAHNEAYQVLSENRDILDRLALALLEQETLDHNQIAEIFSDVRKLPNRPQWLSSDDRPVSTLPPIDVPVRDVDAVAANAPATEETARPAGKKAAGGQARPATA